A portion of the Corallococcus silvisoli genome contains these proteins:
- a CDS encoding type VI secretion system protein IglI family protein: MRDLSLCLRPLQGGPMERLEAHDSRFLAVADLVQQESYAEAADAIEALDREGLHEVRLAAYYLFAALREEGLSRLPEVLETLLELSRAVAPPESAGAKATKPVVLFDKALTWLFQTLLSALRYHHGKKDAGWEAWTKGFTDGRRRDTLRGIQALQAQLEAPGYRGGAQGLAGLGQWLKETQERAAAPAPPAEPARPAAPAKGRAAKAAAPAPAPFPRTVGPLQLRGSAHLLELCDKLKAFEVLVARGDFQKAALVSDDVLRTLEDFDPRRYLPELFSTFGGLLNRHVSDIQEHWERKDSMEWRTLSQFYQVDLAAFVGPGE; encoded by the coding sequence ATGAGAGACCTGAGCCTGTGCCTGCGCCCGCTCCAGGGCGGCCCGATGGAGCGCCTGGAGGCGCACGACTCGCGCTTCCTGGCGGTGGCGGACCTGGTGCAGCAGGAGTCCTACGCGGAGGCCGCGGACGCCATCGAGGCCCTGGACCGCGAGGGGCTTCATGAGGTGCGGCTCGCGGCCTACTACCTCTTCGCGGCGCTCCGCGAAGAGGGGCTGTCGCGGCTGCCAGAGGTGCTGGAGACGCTGCTGGAGCTGTCGCGGGCGGTGGCGCCCCCGGAGTCGGCCGGAGCCAAGGCCACCAAGCCAGTGGTGTTGTTCGACAAGGCGCTGACGTGGCTGTTCCAGACGCTGCTGAGCGCGCTTCGCTACCACCACGGAAAGAAGGACGCGGGCTGGGAGGCGTGGACGAAGGGCTTCACGGACGGCCGGCGCCGCGACACCCTGCGCGGCATCCAGGCGCTGCAGGCGCAGCTGGAGGCTCCGGGCTACCGCGGTGGAGCCCAGGGGCTCGCGGGCCTGGGGCAGTGGCTGAAGGAGACGCAGGAGCGCGCCGCCGCGCCCGCGCCTCCGGCGGAGCCCGCGCGCCCCGCGGCTCCCGCGAAGGGCCGGGCCGCGAAGGCCGCCGCGCCCGCCCCCGCGCCGTTCCCGCGCACGGTGGGGCCGCTGCAGCTGCGCGGGTCGGCGCACCTGCTGGAGCTGTGCGACAAGCTCAAGGCCTTCGAGGTCCTGGTGGCGCGGGGCGACTTCCAGAAGGCGGCGCTGGTGAGCGACGACGTGCTCCGGACGCTGGAGGACTTCGATCCCCGGCGCTATCTGCCGGAGCTGTTCTCCACCTTCGGGGGCCTGCTCAACCGGCACGTGTCGGACATCCAGGAGCACTGGGAGCGCAAGGACTCGATGGAGTGGCGCACGCTGTCGCAGTTCTACCAGGTGGACCTGGCCGCGTTCGTGGGGCCTGGCGAATGA
- a CDS encoding flavin reductase family protein, with product MTQSGTEGVSAPDFREAMSRWASGVAVVSVRDADGVAATTISSFSSLSLTPPLIVLALQKTSRTLQRVEAARHFSVSVLSTTQREVSVRCAKGEVEGLVFDEGAFVQDSLVGLACSLLDVHRYGDHLLLVGLVERIQQGAEGEPLLYWNRAYRALTAHPEPGPAPK from the coding sequence ATGACTCAGAGCGGGACTGAAGGGGTGTCGGCCCCGGACTTCCGGGAGGCGATGTCCCGTTGGGCGAGCGGTGTGGCGGTGGTCTCGGTCCGCGACGCGGACGGGGTCGCGGCGACGACGATCAGCTCCTTCAGCTCGCTCTCCCTGACGCCTCCGCTGATCGTGCTGGCGCTGCAGAAGACCTCCCGGACGCTTCAGCGGGTGGAGGCCGCCCGTCACTTCAGCGTGAGCGTGCTGTCCACCACCCAACGCGAGGTGTCGGTCCGATGCGCGAAGGGGGAGGTCGAAGGCCTGGTGTTCGACGAAGGTGCCTTCGTCCAGGACAGCCTGGTGGGCCTGGCATGCAGTCTGTTGGATGTGCACCGTTACGGCGATCACCTGTTGCTGGTGGGCCTCGTGGAGCGCATCCAGCAGGGGGCGGAAGGGGAGCCCCTGCTCTACTGGAACCGGGCGTATCGCGCGCTGACGGCGCACCCGGAGCCAGGGCCCGCCCCGAAGTAG
- a CDS encoding PAS domain-containing sensor histidine kinase — MESPSASFDPVAAGALSEAHSRLLLETLVASTPVGLAVVDLELRFIQVNEALASINGVPRAAHLGRKVQEVLPELWPTLRPQYQRVMDGGGPQTLEISGMTPKEVGVERHFLVSYYPVRTATGVLLGTGVIVVEVTEQRKAHDALRDSEQRYRSLVEAMAQPVWTTNARGEVVDPAPRWLAYTGQTHAEHLGLGWLAAIHPDDRKRVVRGWVESLRTRTSYRGEFRLRYHSGGYRDVVGRAVPVFGDGGAIREWVSTAEDITERKQAEAQVETERARLHAVLTSAPASIALLSGEEQVFMLVNPLYRVLSRGVDVTGISVRDIDEPRARQYSRMLDLAYTTGKAQWETEVPVTSDYGGGVDSTRSFDITYQPLRDVHGRVDTVLSFAIDVTERVEARKKLEEWAASLENQQQWLEAVLDKTPVALLLMEPESGRTLFANQAARQMAGGDVPQGLRAESYTGLHQFTDEEGRELTSEEIPGVRAALGKPVHAEPVVWHTPTGHYSVLVEAAPLPAQHGHSASVLLALQDVTELRKTQAQLQHAVSLRDEFLTVASHELKTPLTPLQLKLQALVREARTAESLEGLRARVVRTAEAVSGQVRKMTTLINDLLEVTQLTGPSAPLRLEAVDLATVVHAVAERFKAQAAKAGCQLVIKAPSGMVGHWDRHRLEQVTSSLVSNALKYGPGRPVTLKVERIRGRARLSVKDEGIGIAPGSLQNIFEKFTRAVSTRHYGGLGLGLFITRQIVEAHQGTLRAESEPGQGATFIVELPLARLAPAP; from the coding sequence GTGGAGAGTCCCAGCGCGAGCTTCGACCCGGTGGCCGCCGGAGCCCTCTCCGAGGCGCATTCCCGGCTGCTCCTGGAGACGCTGGTGGCCAGCACGCCCGTGGGCCTCGCCGTGGTGGACCTGGAGCTGCGCTTCATCCAGGTGAACGAAGCCCTGGCCTCCATCAACGGCGTTCCGCGCGCCGCCCACCTGGGCCGCAAGGTGCAGGAGGTCCTCCCCGAGCTGTGGCCCACGCTGCGCCCCCAGTATCAGCGCGTCATGGACGGAGGGGGACCGCAGACGCTGGAGATCAGCGGCATGACGCCCAAGGAGGTGGGCGTGGAGCGGCACTTCCTCGTCAGCTACTACCCGGTGCGCACCGCCACGGGCGTGCTGCTGGGCACGGGCGTCATCGTGGTGGAGGTCACCGAACAGCGGAAGGCCCACGACGCGCTCCGCGACAGCGAGCAGCGCTACCGCTCGCTGGTGGAGGCCATGGCGCAGCCGGTGTGGACCACCAACGCCCGGGGCGAAGTGGTGGACCCCGCTCCGCGCTGGCTGGCCTACACGGGCCAGACGCACGCGGAGCACCTGGGCCTGGGCTGGCTCGCCGCCATCCACCCCGACGACCGCAAGCGCGTGGTGCGCGGCTGGGTGGAGTCCCTGCGCACGCGCACCTCGTACCGAGGGGAGTTCCGCCTGCGCTACCACTCCGGAGGCTACCGCGACGTGGTGGGCCGGGCCGTCCCCGTCTTCGGCGACGGGGGCGCCATCCGCGAGTGGGTGTCCACGGCGGAGGACATCACCGAGCGCAAGCAGGCCGAGGCGCAGGTGGAGACCGAGCGAGCGCGGCTCCACGCCGTGCTGACGAGCGCGCCCGCGTCCATCGCCCTCCTCTCCGGAGAAGAGCAGGTGTTCATGCTGGTGAACCCGCTCTACCGCGTGCTGTCGCGAGGGGTCGACGTGACGGGCATCTCCGTGCGGGACATCGATGAGCCCCGGGCGCGGCAGTACTCACGGATGCTGGACCTGGCCTACACCACCGGCAAGGCCCAATGGGAGACGGAGGTCCCCGTCACCTCCGACTACGGCGGCGGGGTGGATTCGACGCGGAGCTTCGACATCACCTACCAGCCGCTGCGCGACGTGCATGGCCGGGTGGACACCGTGCTGTCATTCGCCATCGACGTGACGGAGCGCGTGGAGGCCCGCAAGAAGCTGGAGGAGTGGGCCGCGTCCCTGGAGAACCAGCAGCAGTGGCTGGAGGCGGTGCTGGACAAGACACCCGTGGCCCTGCTGCTGATGGAGCCCGAGTCCGGCCGGACGCTCTTCGCGAATCAGGCGGCTCGGCAGATGGCCGGGGGCGACGTGCCGCAGGGCCTGCGCGCGGAGAGCTACACGGGCCTCCATCAATTCACGGACGAAGAGGGCCGCGAGCTGACCAGCGAGGAGATCCCTGGCGTGCGCGCGGCGCTGGGCAAACCCGTGCACGCGGAGCCGGTCGTCTGGCACACCCCCACCGGGCACTACTCCGTGCTGGTGGAGGCGGCCCCCCTGCCCGCCCAGCACGGCCACTCCGCTTCGGTGCTGCTGGCGCTCCAGGACGTGACCGAGCTTCGCAAGACGCAGGCCCAGCTCCAGCACGCGGTGTCCCTGCGGGACGAATTCCTGACGGTGGCCTCCCATGAATTGAAGACGCCGCTGACGCCCCTGCAGCTCAAGCTCCAGGCGCTGGTGCGCGAGGCCCGGACGGCCGAGTCCCTGGAGGGGCTGAGAGCGCGCGTGGTGCGCACCGCGGAGGCCGTCTCCGGGCAGGTCCGGAAGATGACCACGCTCATCAATGACCTGCTGGAAGTGACGCAGCTCACGGGTCCCTCCGCGCCGCTGCGGCTGGAGGCGGTGGACCTGGCCACCGTGGTCCATGCGGTGGCGGAGCGCTTCAAGGCCCAGGCGGCGAAGGCGGGCTGCCAGCTCGTCATCAAAGCCCCCTCCGGAATGGTAGGCCATTGGGACCGGCACCGGCTGGAGCAGGTGACGAGCAGCCTCGTCTCCAACGCGCTGAAGTACGGCCCGGGCCGCCCGGTGACGCTCAAGGTGGAAAGGATCCGGGGACGGGCGCGGCTGAGCGTGAAGGACGAAGGCATTGGCATCGCGCCAGGAAGCCTCCAGAACATCTTCGAGAAATTCACCCGGGCCGTCTCCACGCGACATTACGGCGGACTGGGATTGGGCCTCTTCATCACGCGACAGATTGTCGAAGCCCACCAGGGCACCCTGCGCGCGGAGAGCGAGCCGGGCCAGGGGGCGACCTTCATCGTCGAGCTGCCCCTGGCCCGGCTCGCTCCAGCCCCCTGA
- a CDS encoding type VI secretion system baseplate subunit TssG, translating into MSGATPLLSALERRIRARAKDFDLGPLLRLLESEGYGRERILFESNPEPVASASLVEAVTFHTSPVRRVVVTLNLGLLGTPGLLPSYFLQVAEQLPEPEPFLDFIRFFDHRLLTALVDALHPERDVGLVGDWERTKGFYLRMVGVDSPATLQWLFQQVFPELRVTCVRRAFRTRFSGMRPTFGPTPLDGTGILGNAYATDVGGFQVELFADEEADLRGRNWPPLVRHRFHRHVLPLLVPARMQLEVLLTVRAHGRAARLGPTGSLGYERLPGAEGQPLRQLIYLGDTAVPVAAPARPEGERQGMAMGTPKAARR; encoded by the coding sequence ATGAGCGGCGCGACGCCGCTGCTGTCCGCGCTGGAGCGGCGCATCCGCGCTCGGGCGAAGGACTTCGACCTGGGGCCGCTGCTGCGGCTGCTGGAGTCGGAGGGCTACGGGCGCGAGCGGATCCTCTTCGAGAGCAACCCGGAGCCGGTGGCGTCGGCGTCGCTGGTGGAGGCGGTGACGTTCCACACCTCCCCGGTGCGGCGCGTGGTGGTGACGCTCAACCTGGGCCTGCTGGGCACGCCGGGCCTGTTGCCCAGCTACTTCCTCCAGGTGGCCGAGCAGCTGCCGGAGCCCGAGCCGTTCCTCGACTTCATCCGCTTCTTCGACCACCGACTGCTGACGGCGCTGGTGGACGCGCTGCACCCGGAGCGGGACGTGGGGCTCGTGGGGGACTGGGAGCGCACGAAGGGGTTCTACCTGCGCATGGTGGGCGTGGACTCGCCGGCGACGCTCCAATGGCTGTTCCAGCAGGTGTTCCCGGAGCTGCGCGTGACGTGCGTGCGCCGTGCCTTCCGCACGCGCTTCTCCGGCATGCGCCCCACCTTCGGGCCCACGCCACTGGACGGCACCGGCATCCTGGGCAACGCCTATGCGACGGACGTGGGCGGCTTCCAGGTGGAGCTCTTCGCGGACGAGGAGGCGGACCTGCGCGGCCGCAACTGGCCCCCGCTGGTGCGCCACCGCTTCCACCGGCACGTGCTGCCGCTGCTCGTGCCCGCGCGCATGCAACTGGAGGTCCTCTTGACGGTGCGCGCCCACGGGCGGGCGGCGCGGCTGGGGCCCACGGGTTCGCTGGGCTACGAGCGGCTGCCGGGCGCGGAAGGCCAGCCGCTGCGGCAGCTCATCTACCTGGGCGACACGGCCGTGCCGGTGGCGGCGCCCGCGCGTCCGGAAGGCGAGCGCCAGGGCATGGCCATGGGCACGCCGAAGGCCGCGAGACGTTAA
- a CDS encoding type VI secretion system baseplate subunit TssF — MRMDEALYASFLEELQALEKFRLGYTALHPTAPLDGEDADVRRLTEAMALFTARTRRAGQRALEKSTLRLFQQHFAYLLNPVPAMAMVRAEPDARFVDAAELPRGTPFLLNPGEGGGPTGPLTLRTLTPLRLLPVRLTQARLERQGDDGALLRLVFEGGFPRNDSPGVVRLHINHLNDFRAALAVFFQLKTSVRSATVCFDDGAVEHEVKPFDAHEGPVRFGAPPPVPAEGEPSEHPLQRLRQLLHFPQQELFLEARIPPAPRNWQGFTLCLRLTGRWPSELVLGPDSFVAHAVPVVNLQRAMATPVEHDGTKERHAVQHPDPSGGYRLNTAVGVYQMGAKGMVPLRPGAISGGADTYELEHEGQGLARTAWLAVEMPDAFVRPVRLGVDGLWHQPLPPRFDARGYRPVLADRFLEGVPWSLVGTVAPGGDNPVEHGQQSLLQLLALRTQRFMGRDDLLFVLEVLGVRTQRYFRELLPSLTEVSVKPKPFARSAAGFKYVYQMGFGPMDASLLPLVDLLCGRLVELLACWSAEDVVELEVRLPQREAPLRYTPRA; from the coding sequence ATGCGGATGGACGAAGCGCTCTATGCGTCGTTCCTGGAGGAGCTTCAGGCGCTGGAGAAGTTCCGCCTGGGCTACACGGCCCTGCACCCCACCGCGCCGCTGGACGGCGAGGACGCGGACGTGCGGCGGCTCACCGAGGCGATGGCGCTGTTCACCGCGCGCACGCGCCGCGCGGGCCAGCGGGCGCTGGAGAAGAGCACGCTGCGGCTGTTCCAGCAGCACTTCGCCTACCTGCTGAATCCGGTGCCCGCGATGGCCATGGTGCGCGCGGAGCCGGATGCGCGCTTCGTGGACGCCGCGGAGCTGCCCCGGGGCACGCCCTTCCTGCTCAACCCGGGGGAGGGCGGCGGGCCCACCGGGCCGCTCACGCTGCGCACGCTCACGCCGCTGCGGCTGTTGCCGGTCCGGCTCACGCAGGCGCGGCTGGAGCGCCAGGGGGATGACGGCGCGCTGCTGCGGCTCGTCTTCGAGGGCGGCTTTCCGCGCAACGACTCGCCCGGCGTGGTGCGCCTGCACATCAACCACCTCAACGACTTCCGGGCCGCGCTGGCGGTGTTCTTCCAGTTGAAGACCTCCGTCCGGTCGGCGACGGTGTGCTTCGACGACGGGGCGGTGGAGCACGAGGTGAAGCCCTTCGACGCGCACGAGGGGCCGGTGCGCTTTGGCGCGCCCCCGCCCGTGCCCGCGGAGGGCGAGCCCTCCGAGCACCCGCTCCAGCGGCTGCGGCAGCTGCTGCACTTCCCCCAGCAGGAGCTGTTCCTGGAGGCCCGCATCCCGCCCGCGCCGCGCAACTGGCAGGGCTTCACCCTGTGCCTGCGCCTGACGGGGCGCTGGCCGTCGGAGCTGGTGCTGGGCCCGGACTCGTTCGTGGCGCACGCGGTGCCGGTGGTGAACCTCCAGCGCGCCATGGCGACGCCGGTGGAGCATGACGGCACGAAGGAGCGCCACGCGGTGCAGCACCCGGATCCATCGGGAGGCTACCGGCTGAACACGGCGGTGGGCGTGTACCAGATGGGCGCGAAGGGCATGGTGCCGCTGCGGCCCGGGGCCATCTCCGGGGGCGCGGACACCTACGAGCTGGAGCACGAAGGCCAGGGGCTGGCGCGCACCGCGTGGCTGGCGGTGGAGATGCCGGACGCGTTCGTGCGGCCGGTGCGGCTGGGCGTGGACGGGCTGTGGCATCAGCCGCTGCCGCCGCGCTTCGACGCCCGGGGCTACCGGCCCGTGCTGGCGGACCGCTTCCTGGAGGGGGTGCCGTGGAGCCTGGTGGGCACGGTGGCCCCCGGCGGCGACAACCCGGTGGAGCACGGCCAGCAGTCGCTGTTGCAGCTGCTGGCGCTGCGCACGCAGCGGTTCATGGGGCGGGACGACCTGCTGTTCGTCCTGGAGGTGCTGGGCGTGCGCACGCAGCGCTACTTCCGGGAGCTGCTGCCGTCCCTGACGGAAGTGAGCGTGAAGCCCAAGCCCTTCGCCCGGAGCGCCGCGGGCTTCAAGTACGTGTACCAGATGGGCTTCGGGCCCATGGACGCGTCGCTGCTGCCGCTGGTGGATCTGCTGTGCGGCCGGCTGGTGGAGCTGCTCGCGTGCTGGAGCGCGGAGGACGTGGTGGAGCTGGAGGTGCGGCTGCCCCAGCGCGAGGCGCCGCTGCGCTACACGCCGCGCGCTTGA
- a CDS encoding DUF1622 domain-containing protein, which translates to MRFIEFVALAARLFEGAGVGVMVVGTLVSVLLVVQGYRGPQRAEAYRLLRHHLGRTILLGLELLVAADIIRTIAEAPTLREVIILGLIVLIRTFLSFTLEVEIDGRWPWQPTQRLEDRDAKGGPGP; encoded by the coding sequence ATGCGATTCATCGAATTCGTGGCCCTGGCCGCACGCCTGTTCGAAGGCGCGGGTGTAGGGGTGATGGTGGTGGGGACGCTCGTCTCCGTGCTGCTCGTGGTCCAGGGCTACCGGGGCCCCCAGCGCGCGGAGGCCTACCGCCTGCTGCGCCACCACCTGGGCCGCACCATCCTGCTGGGCCTGGAGCTGCTCGTCGCGGCGGACATCATCCGGACCATCGCCGAAGCCCCCACGCTGCGCGAGGTGATCATCCTGGGCCTCATCGTCCTCATCCGCACGTTCCTCAGCTTCACCCTGGAGGTGGAGATCGACGGGCGTTGGCCGTGGCAGCCGACTCAGCGCTTGGAGGACCGCGACGCGAAGGGCGGGCCTGGCCCCTGA
- a CDS encoding superoxide dismutase, which yields MPFTLPELPYKKDALAPHMSAETLEFHHDKHHAAYVNNLNKLVEGKPEANKSLEDVIMSSDGGVFNNAAQVWNHTFFWNCMKPNGGGKPTGELADAINRDFGSFDKFKEEFSTAAATQFGSGWAWLVKDGDKLAIMKTSNADLPMKHGKKALLTIDVWEHAYYIDYRNLRPKFIETFLTSLVNWDFVAANLK from the coding sequence ATGCCGTTCACGCTGCCCGAGCTCCCGTACAAGAAGGACGCGCTGGCCCCCCACATGAGCGCGGAGACGCTGGAGTTCCACCACGACAAGCACCACGCCGCCTATGTGAACAACCTCAACAAGCTGGTGGAGGGCAAGCCGGAGGCGAACAAGTCGCTGGAAGACGTCATCATGAGCAGCGACGGTGGCGTGTTCAACAACGCCGCTCAGGTGTGGAACCACACCTTCTTCTGGAACTGCATGAAGCCGAACGGCGGAGGCAAGCCGACGGGTGAGCTGGCGGACGCCATCAACCGTGACTTTGGCTCCTTCGACAAGTTCAAGGAGGAGTTCTCCACCGCCGCCGCGACGCAATTCGGCTCCGGTTGGGCGTGGCTGGTGAAGGACGGCGACAAGCTGGCCATCATGAAGACGTCCAACGCGGACCTGCCGATGAAGCACGGCAAGAAGGCGCTGCTCACCATCGACGTCTGGGAGCACGCCTACTACATCGACTACCGCAACCTGCGTCCCAAGTTCATCGAGACGTTCCTCACGAGCCTGGTGAACTGGGACTTCGTGGCGGCGAACCTCAAGTAG
- a CDS encoding GPW/gp25 family protein translates to MGFLHRKFLGVTETPREAVLRNLGHLLQAKLGAASVLPGFGLTETGFRSDAERLAGLGAEIRETLSRYEPRVEVLEIDEDPAQTEGAPGLVVHLVLRDTGEPVDLLLDPASRRLRERPADAAPREDEA, encoded by the coding sequence ATGGGCTTTCTGCACCGGAAGTTCCTGGGGGTGACGGAGACGCCGCGCGAGGCGGTGCTGCGCAACCTGGGCCACCTGCTCCAGGCCAAGCTGGGCGCGGCGTCCGTGCTGCCCGGCTTCGGCCTCACGGAGACGGGCTTCCGCTCGGACGCGGAGCGGCTGGCGGGCCTGGGCGCGGAGATCCGGGAGACGCTGTCGCGCTACGAGCCGCGCGTGGAGGTGCTGGAGATCGACGAGGACCCGGCGCAGACCGAGGGCGCGCCCGGGCTGGTGGTGCACCTGGTGCTGCGGGACACCGGGGAGCCGGTGGACCTGCTGCTGGATCCCGCGTCGCGCCGGCTGCGCGAGCGGCCTGCTGACGCGGCGCCACGGGAGGACGAGGCATGA
- a CDS encoding DUF4280 domain-containing protein, with amino-acid sequence MGTQVASGAALQCSFGAAPSALSVLPVNMVNATASAGTVMDNVPAMNVPPFGMCQSPSNPTVALATAAAMGVLTPMPCLPVIVSPWLPGSPVVFIKGKPALTDKSICNCAWGGVIKINVPGQMKAQVK; translated from the coding sequence ATGGGAACCCAGGTCGCGTCCGGAGCAGCCCTCCAATGCAGCTTCGGCGCCGCGCCGTCGGCGCTGTCGGTGCTGCCCGTCAACATGGTCAACGCCACCGCGTCCGCGGGCACGGTGATGGACAACGTCCCCGCCATGAACGTGCCGCCCTTCGGCATGTGTCAGTCGCCGAGCAACCCCACCGTGGCGCTCGCGACCGCCGCGGCGATGGGCGTGCTCACGCCCATGCCGTGCCTGCCCGTCATCGTGTCCCCCTGGCTCCCCGGCTCGCCCGTGGTGTTCATCAAGGGCAAGCCCGCGCTCACCGACAAGTCCATCTGCAACTGCGCCTGGGGCGGCGTCATCAAGATCAACGTGCCCGGCCAGATGAAGGCCCAGGTGAAGTGA
- a CDS encoding AMP-binding protein has protein sequence MTFEPRTVLAAFDGTTPPPDTVPGWLPRSWEDPDGFAAALAPLHVGRSPPFKSRAGQHHDFFHDLVGRHATTDRIALRTYSRVQGWRTLSYRQLHEQATRRATAWAGLGVKPGAKLCLLLHPGPELMVSLCAALGLGACVSLLPPGARAFIARRLETLEPQHVAAEPHQAPLLGKYAAQLLPLQTQVPPALLSYTYKPAEPVGLLFSPLADPGDVPVPLTAGDAWRGALVDGLLTFGLSPGEHLAAPGFHPLQHLPALYFTTLLRGATYLHVEPADLEVSPALLTEHPVRALGLTPAVRDLVARARLPLKNVGLWFRDPQAPFDFLAWRDGLKACGLSGVPGGNVSVDATWGGAVLCSHRRVGDVHTDAAPAPGRPWALRDFTGSGQDAAGDAGLFTPLPDDGRPPAHVVLARVRGQYHYAGAREPRREGRIFPFAEVAQVLREGPGPRLDAVGLALPMSGMAGAYRGVLLVFTGDLPPGVEVGDADVRRRIEQALGPDALPDRIERFPLHARRVEGPRDGPVDEDWCRTQYLTGALRLKSRDPLFLALTTLRARVETR, from the coding sequence ATGACCTTCGAGCCGCGCACCGTCCTCGCCGCGTTCGACGGCACCACGCCGCCTCCGGACACCGTGCCCGGATGGCTCCCGCGGAGCTGGGAGGACCCAGACGGGTTCGCCGCCGCGCTCGCCCCCCTCCACGTCGGCCGGAGCCCTCCCTTCAAGAGCCGCGCGGGCCAGCACCACGACTTCTTCCACGACCTGGTGGGACGCCACGCCACCACGGACCGCATCGCGCTGCGGACCTACTCGCGCGTGCAGGGCTGGCGCACGCTGAGCTACCGCCAGCTCCACGAACAGGCCACGCGGCGGGCCACCGCCTGGGCGGGCCTGGGCGTGAAGCCAGGCGCGAAGCTGTGCCTGCTGCTGCACCCCGGCCCGGAGCTGATGGTGTCGCTCTGCGCCGCGCTGGGCCTGGGCGCATGCGTGAGCCTGCTGCCGCCCGGCGCACGCGCCTTCATCGCCCGCCGGCTGGAGACGCTGGAGCCGCAGCACGTCGCCGCGGAGCCGCATCAGGCGCCGCTCCTGGGCAAGTACGCGGCGCAGCTGCTGCCGCTCCAGACCCAGGTGCCGCCCGCGCTGCTGTCGTACACGTACAAGCCCGCGGAGCCGGTGGGCCTGCTGTTCTCCCCTCTGGCGGACCCTGGCGACGTGCCCGTGCCGCTCACCGCCGGGGACGCGTGGCGCGGAGCGCTGGTGGACGGCCTGCTCACCTTCGGCCTGTCCCCCGGCGAGCACCTGGCCGCGCCGGGCTTCCACCCGCTCCAGCACCTGCCCGCGCTGTACTTCACCACGCTCCTCAGGGGCGCGACGTACCTGCACGTGGAGCCCGCGGACCTGGAGGTCTCCCCCGCGCTCCTCACCGAACACCCGGTGCGCGCGCTGGGCCTCACGCCCGCCGTGCGCGACCTGGTGGCCCGCGCCCGCCTGCCGCTCAAGAACGTGGGTTTGTGGTTCCGCGATCCGCAGGCCCCGTTCGACTTCCTGGCGTGGCGCGACGGACTCAAGGCCTGCGGCCTGTCGGGCGTGCCCGGCGGCAACGTGTCCGTGGACGCGACCTGGGGCGGCGCGGTGCTGTGCTCCCACCGGCGCGTGGGCGACGTGCACACGGACGCCGCGCCCGCGCCCGGACGGCCCTGGGCGCTGCGCGACTTCACCGGCAGCGGCCAGGACGCCGCGGGCGACGCGGGCCTCTTCACGCCCCTGCCGGACGACGGACGTCCGCCCGCGCACGTCGTCCTCGCCCGCGTCCGGGGCCAGTACCACTACGCCGGCGCGCGAGAGCCTCGGCGGGAGGGCCGGATCTTCCCCTTCGCGGAGGTGGCCCAGGTGCTGCGCGAGGGGCCGGGCCCCCGGCTGGACGCGGTGGGGCTCGCCCTGCCGATGAGCGGCATGGCCGGCGCGTACCGGGGCGTGCTGCTGGTGTTCACGGGTGACCTGCCGCCGGGCGTGGAGGTGGGCGACGCGGACGTGCGCCGCCGCATCGAACAGGCCCTGGGCCCGGACGCCCTGCCCGACCGCATCGAGCGCTTCCCGCTCCACGCGCGGCGCGTCGAGGGCCCGCGGGACGGGCCGGTGGACGAGGACTGGTGCCGCACGCAGTACCTCACGGGCGCCCTGCGGCTGAAGTCGAGGGACCCCTTGTTCCTGGCGCTCACCACGCTGCGCGCCCGGGTGGAGACACGCTGA